The genomic window ATTCCCCGGAACATCTTTGATAATTGCTTACAGTCATTGCATTGCGCATGGGTATGATATGGTGCACGGAGCAGAACACCAGATGAACGCAGTGAAATCAGGATACTGGCCACTGTTCCGATACAATCCGTTGAAACCAAAAGGAGAACGATTCACGATTGATTGCAAAGAGCCAACGTTGCCGCTGAAAGATTTTCTTTACAATGAAACACGCTTCAGCATACTCACAAAACAAGATCCTGCAAATGCAGAAAAGCTACTTGCGCTTGCAGAACATGGCGTGAGCGATCATTGGGAACGATTGCTGGCGCTGAAGAATTTATAGGAAAAGTTACTGAGCGAATTACTGATTTATGCCAGATCTCTTGGATTCACTTTTAGTTTTGCAAGCACAAACTCTTCTACAACTTTAGCCCGTTCAAAACATTCACTTACTTTTTTAACATCAAGGCAGTATTCGCTGGTGCAGTTTTCATCTTGTGTTTTGCAGCCGAAGCAGGAAATATCAATGCACTTAAATCCCCTGTCAATCTTACAACATTCAGCTAAAAGATTTTCAAGGGAGTTATTCGTAATGTTTTTGACATTTTTTTCTTTGAGGTAGGATTGCAGAAATTCAATCACCGCATTTTTTGTGCTTTGGCAGGCGCAAAGTGTAACCGTGTCTTCACTCGGGCGGCAGAGTTCGTCATTGGCAATGCGCAAAAGCGAAGAAGCATTACGCAAAGAAGGGAGAGCAGGATTTGTATTCATGGGAAAAAAATTATTTGTTGCTATTTAGTCCGTATGCATAATTGAATAACGAACATTTGAACATGTGAATAACGAATTAAGAAGTAGGTTTTGACTTTGATGCTGTTTCAATACTTTTAACAAAAATTGAAATTAATTCATTACATTCTGTTATCAATTCTTTTACTTGTTGCTCTCCAGATTTATCGGGATAAATTTTGCTCTATGCATTATTCTTAAGCAGTTGTATGACTCCCTCAACTCTTTCAGGCATACTTTCATCTTATGAAGAAAATCACTTTTAGATTCAGCGCTTTTTGCTTCACCATAATTTAAAGATGGAGAGGTGCCTGACCTCAGCAATTGTCCTCCTAAATGAGATGCTGATTTTGAATTTGGTAAACTTTCTACAAAAAATATAATATCAACTGCAAAATCAATTAACCGTTCTTCAATATCATATTTCTTTTCTCTCATTTTATTTCGCTATTCGTTATTCAAATGTTCTATTATTCTACTGTTCAAATGAAAAGGTGAATAGCAATTGTTTTTTCAAATATATATTTTTGAACTCAAAATCTAAATAATGTTAGTCATGACCCTGCTCCAATACTTTTTCCTCCATCCACATAAATTAATTGTCCGGTTATGAACTGCGCCTTTTCAGAAGCAAGAAAAGCAACCACATTGGCAACATCTTCGGGCTTGCCCATTGTTTTTGTCGGCTGCGCGTCTATGAGTTGTTGCTGAACTTCCGGTTTCAAAGCTTGTGTCATGGGAGTTTCAATCAGTCCTGGGGCAACGGCATTTACCAGCACATTGAACTTGCCCAGTTCCAGGGCGAGCACACGCGTGAGTGCGTTTACACCTCCTTTGGAAGCCGAGTAATTAGATTGCCCGCGGTTGCCGAGCCATGCGCGGGAAGAAATATTTATTACTCTTCCTGATTTTTGTTCCTTCATGATTTTTGCCGCCTCTTTGCACATGAGCCATGTTCCTTTCAGGTTGACATTGATTACAGTGTCAAAATCTTCCTCACTCATTTTCCAAATCATATTGTCCTTAATAATGCCGGCATTGTTCACCACCACATCAACCCGCCCGTGCTGTTTCATCACTTCTGCGAATAACGCAGCAACGGGTTCTGACTTGCCGATGTGACAAAGATGTGCGGAAGATTTATCAGTTCCGATTTCGTTTCTGAGTGTTTCGCAGCCGGCAATATCCGTGCTTACGACCATGACAACAAAAAAACCGTCAACAGAAAGTTTCTGCGCAATGGCTCTTCCGATTCCGCGGGAAGCGCCTGTTACAATTGCAATTCTTTTTTCCATAATATGATTTTATTTTTAACAGCGATTAATTTTCCGAGTATGCTTACCGCAATTTCTTCCGGACCTTCCGCGCCAATATCTATTCCCATCGGCATATCCACTTTTTCCAACTCTTCTTCTGAAATGTTTAACCCTTCTGTAAACATTTTTTTTGTCATCTTCACTTTTCGCTGGCTGCCTATCATGCCGAGATAAGCAAACGGTTTCTTAATGCAGAAGGCAAGAATATCACGGTCAATGGGATGAGAATAAGTCATGATGCAGATAAAAGTGTTTTCATCAAAAGGCAAAATCTTCAACGCCTGCTCGTATGACAAATTCATTTTGCTTACTTCTTCCTGCCTGCAATCATCCACATATTCTTTTCGGTCATCAATAAGCACTACTTCGAATTGAAAATTCACAGCGTATTTTGCAAGCGCTTGTCCGGTATGTCCTGCGCCAAAAATGTAAAGTTTATTTTTCTTCATGATGGGTTCAATATAAATATCAACTGTTCCGCCACAGCACATCCCGTGCTGATGCAACAAATCGTGACGAAATATTTTCGGTTCATTTTCTTTTATCTGTTCAAGTGCGTTTTTTATAACTGCTTTTTCAAGTTCTCCTCCTCCAATCGTTCCGAAAATTTTGCCGTTCTCGTACACGATCATTTTCGCTCCTATTTTTCGTGGTGTACTTCCTTTTGTATTTACAATCGTGCAGACAACTGCATTTGTGCCTGCTTTCTGAATTTCAATTATTATTTCATAAATATTTTTCATGCCTGCGCGAAAATATATTTCTCGTAATCTTCTTTCATGTTAATATTGGCAAGAACTCGTTTGTCGTTGACTTCTACATCTATTTTTGGGAACTCCGCCAAAATATCCCTCAAGTTATGTTCGCTTCCCTGCGTAGCGCTGATAAGTCGAATGATTTTTTTTGAAATTAATACGGGATGACCTTTTCTTGCCTGATAAAAAAGTTGCGTGTATCCGAGAGAATATCTGTTCTTCATTAATCTTTCAATAATCTCTTTATCAACGAAAGGATTATCAGCGTTCTGTATAAAAACAAAATCACAGGATAGCATTTTGTTGATTCCGAGTTTTAATGAATGAAATCTTCCAAAATTGGAATCTGTTTTTACTATTTCTGAAACAAACGGTTTTACTGATTCAATTTGTTTTTTCCACTCGCCTTCGCTGTATTCTTTATTAATCACTACGCAAATATTTTTTATGTCCGCATTAAAATAAGTTTCGGTAATTTTCTGCAGAAAAGTTTCCCCATTGAAATCCAGAAATACTTTCGGAAAATTCATGCGTTCCGACTTCCCTCCTGCAAGAATCACTACGCCATAAGTCTCTTCCATAATAAATTATTTCTCTACGAAACTACTTGCCAAATAGTCTTTAAAACATGATGAAAATCATAGTATCATATTACACATGGAAGTTACTTTGCCTAAAATAATTGAGAAATGAAAACACTTGATACACTCCTGAAAGAATGCGAAACACTTGCCTTTGATCTGAATTTCACGAGGGCAAAAAAATGGAAAACAGATGGCAAAGACAGAATTCTTGTCGGCTATCTTCCTATTTATGTTCCGCGTGAAATTATTCACGCAGCTAATGGTTTACTGGTCGGAATCATGGGCTCGGGCGACAGAAAACAAATCATCAAAGGCGATGCGTATTATCAATCGTATATCTGCCATCTCCCGCGCGGAATTATTGAAATGGCGCTTGATAAAAACCTTGACAACTTTGACGGGTTCATGTTTCCCGCAATCTGCGACTGTGTAAGAAATCTTTCCGGCATGTTTAAACTTTCAAAGAAGGGAAGCTTTCAGCGCTACTTTGATTACCCTCAGAATTTTGACGCGCTCATCGGAGGCACTTTTTACATACAGGAAATGGAAAAGATAATGGAAGATATGTACAATGTAAATAAAGTGAAAGTAACTACGGAAGGAATAAATCATGCAATAAAACTTTATAACAAGAACAGAGAGTTGATAGAAAAAATATACGATATCCGTCAGGAATTTCCGTGGAGGTTATCTGCCGTAGAAACCTATCACATACTCCGGGCAGGAATAACAATTCCGGTAGAAGAACACAATGAAATTCTGGAACAGGTGGTAGAGCACATCAGTAAAGAGCGCGGAGAACCTATGGACAACATCAGAGTTGTTGTAAGCGGTTCTTTCTGCGAGCAGCCGCCTATCGGCTTGATAAAATCCATTGAGATGGCTAGTTGTTATATTGTGGAAGATGATTTCATGCTTGGTTCAAGATTAATTCTTGGAAACATTAAAGATAATTCCAGCAAGCCGTTGGAAGTGCTTGCGGACGCGTACATCAATCAAAGCACATTTTCTTCCTGCTTTTATGATGTTGGAAATCCCAAAGGAAAAAGGTTGGTTACACTTACGAAAGAAAGAAATGCGGATGGAATAATTTTTTCTGCAGCAAGTTTCTGCGATCCTGCTTTGCTTGATCGTCCGCAAATGCAACAGGAATGTGACGCTGCCGGAATTCCGCACATTAATTTTCAGTATCATGAAAATACCGGACAGTTCAAAGTGATAAAAGAACAGGCAGGAACTTTTTCAGATTCAATAAAACTCTGGGCATAAATCAGAAATAAATTAAGAACCAAGAAAAAAAATTCACATGGCAGACCCCAAAGAAGCAATCAAAGAAAAAAGCATGAACCTTCAAAAGGATATGCTCGCAAAACAATTTCATGATCTCGGTAAAGCAAAAGAGCTTGGAAAAAAAGTAGTGTACACTTTCGTTCCAGGAAATCTCACCGAACTGATTCTTTCGTTCGATATGCTTCCCGTTTATCCTGAAATAAATGCATTGCAATCAGGCATGCGAAAAAAATCCGGTTCTTATATTAAGGACGCAGAAAAAATGGGCTATTCCGAAGACGTTTGCACCTATGTGAAGTGTGATATTGGCATGATGTTGAACGGAAATATCGGTCCCACCGGAGAAAAACTTCCTTCGCCCGATTTGCTTTTGCTTAGTTATACAGGATGTTTCACATTTTTAAAATGGTTTGAAAATCTTGAGCGACTTTATCCCGGAGTTCCGGTTGCTATGTTGCACACTCCTTATCAGGAAGATGGAAAAATTACGCAAGATCAAATTGATTACATGGTAAAGCAGTTGAAAGAAGATGTGATTCCGAAAATGGAAAAGGTATCAGGGAAAAAATATGATCAAACACGTTTGTCAAAGATGATGGAGAATTCTGTGAAGGCAGAAGATTTACTAGTGAAAGTTTTAGAGAGTGCAAAAAATGTTCCTTCGCCCATTGATGCTTATTTCGCTGGTGTATATTACATCGGTCCCATCTTCACAGCATTTCGCGGAACAGAAGCAGCCGTTGAATATTATACCGAACTCTGGAACGAAGTTCAGGAGAGAATGAGACTTGGACTTGGTCCCGTTACACCGGAAGGAGAAATCAAAGAACAAAAATTTCGTTTGGTGGTGGAAGGTCCGCCCAACTGGACAAACTTCCGCGAGTTCTGGAAAATATTTTATGATATGGGCGCGGTCATTGTCGCTTCTTCCTATACAAAAGTTGGTGGAGTTTACGATTTAGGTTTCCGCCACGATCCGAAAGAGCCGCTCGAAAGTTTGTCAAAATATTGCATGGGTGTTTACACAAACATGAATTTGCCTCAGCGAGTAGGTTTATTGGAAAAATATGTGAAGGAATATAAAGCCGATGGCTTTTTAATCAACTCTATCAAATCATGCAATTCATTTTCTGCAGGACAATTAATGATCATGCGCGAAATCGAGCAGCGCACAGGTGTTCCTGTTGGTTTCATAGAAAGTGATTTAGTAGATCCAAGATATTTTTCCTATGCGAATATTAAGAATCGTTTGGAATCCTATTTCCAGATGCTAGGACAGCGAAAAATTATTTTGAAACAGGAAGGAGTTTTAGCATAATTAAAAATCTATACTGAAATGAATAAATATTATTTAGGAGTTGACCTTGGTTCAACCACATCCAAAGCGGTGATCATTAACGAGGACGATGAAATTATCGGACGCGGAATCACAAACACGCGTTCTAATTATTCTGTGGCTGCTGACATTGCCCGCGATGAAGCTGTTTACAATGCGCGCTTTTCCATCCTCCAGAAAAAAATGGGAGATGAAATGAAAGCGAAACCCGAGTATAAAAGATACATTATTGATCTGGAAAGTGTTTTTCAATACGAGCAATTCAAGGTTCGTCTGGATAAACTGGGAGATGAATTGGTAAGAACCTGCAATGAATTTTTTAAAGATGAAAAAAAGAGAAATGAAATCCTCGGGCATTTGAGAAGTATCCGCAAAGTATTCAAGCCGGTAATCAAACACGATTACCTGTACAATAATCTTGGAGCAAAAAATCAGTTCTTCCGCGATATTGTTTCTGAAAAATATAATGAGGAAGTGAACAAGCTCGATATGTCGCTCTTCGAACCGCTAATGACCGTGTGGGACAAGAGTATCAGCCCTGCCGAAAATCAACGCGTAACTTTTAATTTCAAAGAACTCGTTCATAAAGCAATGGACGAGTTGAAAGAAAAATATAAAAATCTTCCTGAAACTTCTGCAGACAGCACCAGCGTGAATTTTGATGCTGAAATGAATTTGCTGAAAGGAAATTTTACTCATGTTTCAGAAACTCTTCGTGCGCATATTGATGAAATTGCTGAAATAGAATTCAACATTACCAACATGACCGGAACTGGTTACGGCCGTGCACTTTTACCTTTTCCGGAAGATTGCATTCGTTCTGAAATTTTATGTCATGCGTTTGGAGCTCATGCTGTTTTCCCTGAAACAAGAACTGTTTTGGATATTGGCGGACAGGACACAAAAGCAATTCAGGTGGATAAGTACGGATTAGTTACAAGTTTCCAGATGAATGATCGCTGCGCTGCTGGGTGCGGAAGATACCTCGGCTATATTGCGGATGAGATGAGTATTTCGCTGAATGAATTGGGTCCCATGGCAATGAAAGCGGAGAAAGAAGTTATTATTTGTTCTACTTGTACTGTATTTGCCGGTGCTGAACTCCGCGAACTTACCAACCTTGGAGAGAAGCGCGAAGATATTTTGGGAGGATTGCACAAAGCCATCATTATGCGTGCTATGTCTTTGATTGCGCGTTCAGGAGGAGTGTTCAATGAATTTACTTTCACAGGAGGAGTTGCGAGAAATCCGGCAGTCATAAAATATCTCGGACAACTTGTAAAAGAAAATTACGGAGACAAAATAAAAATCAACATCCACACCGATTCTATTTTTATGGGAGCATTGGGTGGAGCAATGTTTGCGCGAAGAAATATACAAGCTGATTTACCTTCTGAAAAGAAGAGTAAAGCATTGGCATGAAATAGTTTTTGAGACTCTGTCGTCTCTCATAGTTGGGTGCATGGCAAAATGCATTGAGTCACTTTTTTATAAGTTCTACGATATGATTTAGAAATTTTTCTGACCGAACATATTCTGTAAATTGTGACTCCACCAGGAATCGAACCTGGATTTAAAGTTTAGGAAACTTCCGTTCTATCCAATTGAACTATGGAGCCGATTAATTTACAAAAGTCATTTTATAAAAATCTTCTTTCACTTCCCGCCTAATGTTGGGATTAAACAAAAAGGTTGGGAAAGTTTATATTATTTTATCCTCGAAATGAAAATATCCTGAAGACCCCATCCTGAAAATTTCAGTCTGCCGAATTCTCCATTTGTATTGAATTCACCGCCCACGTAACAATTGCCTGCCTGATCAGAAGAAATAGTCATGCCTTCATCATCTTCTGTTCCGCCTCCCTGAAGAACCCACATCAAGCTTCCCTTCTGATCGTATTTTACTATGCACGCATCTTTTCCACCCGCGCTAGTAATATTAATGCTTCCAAACAAAACATCTTGGCTGATAGCGGCAGCCACATAACAATTTCCTGCGGCATCGGTAGAAACTTTTCTGTATTCGTTTAAGCCGGTTCCGTTTGTGCCTCTTGTCCAAGCTAACTTTCCGCTCGATTCAAATTTTGCCAGAAAACCGTTGCTTCCGGATACTCTTGTTAACATATTCCCCCCAAAAGATTTTGTTCCATAGAAAACACCTCCTACAAAAATTTGCCCGTTGTTTGCCACATCAATTCCATAGCCAATGTCGTTTGCGGTTCCTCCTGCGCGCTTTGCCCATAACATTATACCGCTCGGGTTATATTTTATTAAGAATATATCTGTATCAAAGTATCCTGCACTTGCAAGCGCTGTTCCTCCAAACGTGGCATTGCCGGTAAAATATCCTGTGAGATAACAGTTGCCGGCAACATCGGTGCTGATGGCGTATGCTTCGTCCTGATAAGCACCGCCTCCGGTTCTTATCCAGACAAGATTACCTGCTGCATCGTATTTGGATACAAACACATCGCTGTAGCCAACACTCGTAATTTTTGTATTTCCAAACAAAGCGGTACCGCTGAAATATCCGCACACGTAACTGTTTCCAGAAACATCGGTTGCAATTCCAAAACCTCCGTCTTCAGTTTTGCCTCCTCCATTGCGTACCCATAAGAGGTTTCCGGAAGGATTGAACTTTGAAACAAATATATCTGCGTCTCCTGCTTGTGTAATGGTGGTGCTTCCCATGGTTGTAGTTGCACCTTGGATAAAAAAGAATCCTGTTATATAGCAGTTGCCGGTAATATCTGTACTGATAGCGTTTGCGTAGTCATCATTTTGCCCGCCAACCTGTTTTGCCCATAGGAGAACGCCATCGGCATCGTATTTTGCGATGAATACATCGGTTCCGCCCGCGCTTACAAGGCGTGTACTGTCAAAAGCAATGATGCTGTCAAAATATCCTGTTACGAAAATATTTCCTGTCAGATCTGTAGCAATGCCTGTTATTTTATCTACCGCAGGACCTCCGGCAACTTTTGTCCACTCCCATTCCTGTGAAAATGAAAAGATACTCAAGAAAAACAGTGCGAAGAAAAAAATCAGTTTTTTCATATAGTAAAATGGAGTGCCAAAAGTAATATTTTTCTCCGATGTATCAGATTGTCATTCATTATCATAAAAAAGGTAAAAGTTTACTTTGAATTGATTATGGAATCGGCAAGAAAATGCGAAACTGTGTCATTAACCGATTGCAGAACAGGCATGAATTCAAACTGAAATGCGTTTTGAAATTTTCGACTGGAGTAGGATAAATTCATTTGCGAATATTTTGCGATTTCCCTTGTTAAAATATGCCGGGAGTTTGTAAGCGAACTTTGTAGTTTATCAAGCCGCCACGCAATTTCTAGAATAAATTTTCCTGCTTTTTTATCGGGAACTGCTTTGCCTAACGAGCTATAAACCATCTCCATAAATTTTTTGTACGGCAGGTTTTCAGATGATAGAATGAATTTTTCGTTTTTAATTTCGTTGTTCATCAGCACAGTCATTGCTCTCACAACATCGCGCACATCTACATAACCAATTCCTCCGCTTGTGTACCAGCGAAATCCTTTATTAGCGCTAAGAAAAATGTCTCCGCTGCTTCTCCTCCAGTTGCCGGGTCCTACTACGACCGATGGATTTACAATAACCATATTTAGCCCTTCCTGAGAGGCTCGCCATACTTCATTTTCTGACAAGTATTTACTAATGGCATAAGCGGAAAAATTAGTTTTCTCATTCCAATAGGTTTCTTCTGTAATTTCTTTTCCGAATTCAATACCCAGAGCAGCCACCGAACTTACATGGCAGAACTTCTGAATTTTTTTTTCCAGCGCAACATTTACCATGTTTGCTGTGCCAGTAAGATTGGTATGAATCATTCTTTCACCGTGTTTCGGATTCAGGGAAACAATGGCAGAGCAGTGATAAACATGTCTTACATCTATCATCGCTTCAGCCAAAGAAAAAATATCAAGCATCTCGCCTTCAACCCATTCAATTTTTGAGAAAAGCTCATCGGCATTTGAAGAATAATAGGCAAAAATTTTCCTAACTTCATCCAGATTGCTTTTTGTTCTTCTCAATGCCCTCACACGTTCGCCTTTTTTAATAAGGTCATGTAAAAGATGAGCGCCAATTAATCCGGTTCCACCCGTAACTAAAATCATAGAGTAAATGTAAATCATTTATCTTTGGCGATTATGAAAAAGAATTTTGTTGAAGAACTCAAATGGCGCGGAATGCTTCACGATGTGATGCCCGGCACCGAAGAATTATTGAATAAGGAAACTGTGGCTGGATATATCGGTTTTGACCCCACTGCGGATTCTTTGCATGTGGGAAGTTTAGCGCAGATAATGACGCTTCTTCATTTTCAGAAAGCAGGACACAAACCAATCGCTTTGGTTGGTGGAGCAACAGGAATGGTGGGAGACCCTTCGGGGAAATCTGAAGAAAGGAATTTACTCGATGAAAAAATATTGAATCACAATCTTGGATGCATAAAAGTTCAGTTAGAAAAATTTCTTGACTTCAACTGCGGAAAAAATTCTGCCGAGATTGTGAATAATTACGATTGGCTGAAAGAATACGATGCTCTTGATTTTGCGCGCGACATCGGAAAGCACATTACAGTCAGTTACATGATGGCAAAGGAATCTGTGAAAAGCAGATTAGATGCAGGAATGTCATTCACTGAATTTATGTATCAACTTTTTCAAGGGTATGATTTTTATTATTTATGGAAAAATAAAAATGTGAAACTCCAGATGGGCGGTTCCGACCAGTGGGGAAATATTGTTACCGGAACTGAACTTATCAGAAGGAAGGGCAAGGGAGAAGCATTTGCATTGACAACCCAACTCGTCAAAAAATCTGATGGAAGTAAGTTTGGTAAAACAGAAAGCGGAAATATTTGGCTTGATCCAAAGAAAACATCTCCTTACCAATTTTTTCAATTCTGGATGAATGCATCTGATGATGATGCGAAAACATATATCAGGATTTTCACGTTGCTGACCGAAGAAGAAATTGAACTGCTCGAACACAAACACAGCGAAGCGCCTCATCTTCGTCTTTTGCAAAAAGCATTAGCAAAGGATGTAACTGTAAGAGTTCACTCTGAAAATGATTTTAATTCAGCGGTGGAAGCATCTGAAATTTTGTTTGGCGAATCCACAGCAGAAGCATTAAAAAAACTTTCTGAAGATGATTTGCTTTCTGCCTTTGATGGAGTGCCTCAGATGGAAATTTTTAAATCTGAACTTGAAAAAGGAATCAATGCGGTAGATTTTTTTTCCGAGAAAACAAAAATATTTCCTTCTAAAGGAGAAGCCCGGAAAATGATTCAGCAGGGTGGCGTTGCCATTAATAAGGAAAAACTCAGTAATATTAAGGCATTAATTTCTTCATCACATCTTCTCAATGGCAAATACATCCTTGCTCAAAAAGGAAAGAAGAATTACTACCTTATCAAATCAGTATAAATCCTTAATTTCGGCATACAATATTTTCGTCCTTATATAGTTAAGGAGGAAGTTTTCAAAAATGAATTTCTTTAAA from Bacteroidota bacterium includes these protein-coding regions:
- the bcrC gene encoding benzoyl-CoA reductase subunit C produces the protein MKTLDTLLKECETLAFDLNFTRAKKWKTDGKDRILVGYLPIYVPREIIHAANGLLVGIMGSGDRKQIIKGDAYYQSYICHLPRGIIEMALDKNLDNFDGFMFPAICDCVRNLSGMFKLSKKGSFQRYFDYPQNFDALIGGTFYIQEMEKIMEDMYNVNKVKVTTEGINHAIKLYNKNRELIEKIYDIRQEFPWRLSAVETYHILRAGITIPVEEHNEILEQVVEHISKERGEPMDNIRVVVSGSFCEQPPIGLIKSIEMASCYIVEDDFMLGSRLILGNIKDNSSKPLEVLADAYINQSTFSSCFYDVGNPKGKRLVTLTKERNADGIIFSAASFCDPALLDRPQMQQECDAAGIPHINFQYHENTGQFKVIKEQAGTFSDSIKLWA
- a CDS encoding XdhC family protein encodes the protein MKNIYEIIIEIQKAGTNAVVCTIVNTKGSTPRKIGAKMIVYENGKIFGTIGGGELEKAVIKNALEQIKENEPKIFRHDLLHQHGMCCGGTVDIYIEPIMKKNKLYIFGAGHTGQALAKYAVNFQFEVVLIDDRKEYVDDCRQEEVSKMNLSYEQALKILPFDENTFICIMTYSHPIDRDILAFCIKKPFAYLGMIGSQRKVKMTKKMFTEGLNISEEELEKVDMPMGIDIGAEGPEEIAVSILGKLIAVKNKIILWKKELQL
- a CDS encoding benzoyl-CoA reductase subunit A, whose translation is MNKYYLGVDLGSTTSKAVIINEDDEIIGRGITNTRSNYSVAADIARDEAVYNARFSILQKKMGDEMKAKPEYKRYIIDLESVFQYEQFKVRLDKLGDELVRTCNEFFKDEKKRNEILGHLRSIRKVFKPVIKHDYLYNNLGAKNQFFRDIVSEKYNEEVNKLDMSLFEPLMTVWDKSISPAENQRVTFNFKELVHKAMDELKEKYKNLPETSADSTSVNFDAEMNLLKGNFTHVSETLRAHIDEIAEIEFNITNMTGTGYGRALLPFPEDCIRSEILCHAFGAHAVFPETRTVLDIGGQDTKAIQVDKYGLVTSFQMNDRCAAGCGRYLGYIADEMSISLNELGPMAMKAEKEVIICSTCTVFAGAELRELTNLGEKREDILGGLHKAIIMRAMSLIARSGGVFNEFTFTGGVARNPAVIKYLGQLVKENYGDKIKINIHTDSIFMGALGGAMFARRNIQADLPSEKKSKALA
- a CDS encoding SBBP repeat-containing protein; translation: MKKLIFFFALFFLSIFSFSQEWEWTKVAGGPAVDKITGIATDLTGNIFVTGYFDSIIAFDSTRLVSAGGTDVFIAKYDADGVLLWAKQVGGQNDDYANAISTDITGNCYITGFFFIQGATTTMGSTTITQAGDADIFVSKFNPSGNLLWVRNGGGKTEDGGFGIATDVSGNSYVCGYFSGTALFGNTKITSVGYSDVFVSKYDAAGNLVWIRTGGGAYQDEAYAISTDVAGNCYLTGYFTGNATFGGTALASAGYFDTDIFLIKYNPSGIMLWAKRAGGTANDIGYGIDVANNGQIFVGGVFYGTKSFGGNMLTRVSGSNGFLAKFESSGKLAWTRGTNGTGLNEYRKVSTDAAGNCYVAAAISQDVLFGSINITSAGGKDACIVKYDQKGSLMWVLQGGGTEDDEGMTISSDQAGNCYVGGEFNTNGEFGRLKFSGWGLQDIFISRIK
- a CDS encoding tyrosine--tRNA ligase, producing MKKNFVEELKWRGMLHDVMPGTEELLNKETVAGYIGFDPTADSLHVGSLAQIMTLLHFQKAGHKPIALVGGATGMVGDPSGKSEERNLLDEKILNHNLGCIKVQLEKFLDFNCGKNSAEIVNNYDWLKEYDALDFARDIGKHITVSYMMAKESVKSRLDAGMSFTEFMYQLFQGYDFYYLWKNKNVKLQMGGSDQWGNIVTGTELIRRKGKGEAFALTTQLVKKSDGSKFGKTESGNIWLDPKKTSPYQFFQFWMNASDDDAKTYIRIFTLLTEEEIELLEHKHSEAPHLRLLQKALAKDVTVRVHSENDFNSAVEASEILFGESTAEALKKLSEDDLLSAFDGVPQMEIFKSELEKGINAVDFFSEKTKIFPSKGEARKMIQQGGVAINKEKLSNIKALISSSHLLNGKYILAQKGKKNYYLIKSV
- a CDS encoding NAD-dependent epimerase/dehydratase family protein, whose amino-acid sequence is MIYIYSMILVTGGTGLIGAHLLHDLIKKGERVRALRRTKSNLDEVRKIFAYYSSNADELFSKIEWVEGEMLDIFSLAEAMIDVRHVYHCSAIVSLNPKHGERMIHTNLTGTANMVNVALEKKIQKFCHVSSVAALGIEFGKEITEETYWNEKTNFSAYAISKYLSENEVWRASQEGLNMVIVNPSVVVGPGNWRRSSGDIFLSANKGFRWYTSGGIGYVDVRDVVRAMTVLMNNEIKNEKFILSSENLPYKKFMEMVYSSLGKAVPDKKAGKFILEIAWRLDKLQSSLTNSRHILTREIAKYSQMNLSYSSRKFQNAFQFEFMPVLQSVNDTVSHFLADSIINSK
- a CDS encoding NTP transferase domain-containing protein; this encodes MEETYGVVILAGGKSERMNFPKVFLDFNGETFLQKITETYFNADIKNICVVINKEYSEGEWKKQIESVKPFVSEIVKTDSNFGRFHSLKLGINKMLSCDFVFIQNADNPFVDKEIIERLMKNRYSLGYTQLFYQARKGHPVLISKKIIRLISATQGSEHNLRDILAEFPKIDVEVNDKRVLANINMKEDYEKYIFAQA
- a CDS encoding SDR family oxidoreductase, translating into MMEKRIAIVTGASRGIGRAIAQKLSVDGFFVVMVVSTDIAGCETLRNEIGTDKSSAHLCHIGKSEPVAALFAEVMKQHGRVDVVVNNAGIIKDNMIWKMSEEDFDTVINVNLKGTWLMCKEAAKIMKEQKSGRVINISSRAWLGNRGQSNYSASKGGVNALTRVLALELGKFNVLVNAVAPGLIETPMTQALKPEVQQQLIDAQPTKTMGKPEDVANVVAFLASEKAQFITGQLIYVDGGKSIGAGS
- the bcrB gene encoding benzoyl-CoA reductase subunit B, with product MADPKEAIKEKSMNLQKDMLAKQFHDLGKAKELGKKVVYTFVPGNLTELILSFDMLPVYPEINALQSGMRKKSGSYIKDAEKMGYSEDVCTYVKCDIGMMLNGNIGPTGEKLPSPDLLLLSYTGCFTFLKWFENLERLYPGVPVAMLHTPYQEDGKITQDQIDYMVKQLKEDVIPKMEKVSGKKYDQTRLSKMMENSVKAEDLLVKVLESAKNVPSPIDAYFAGVYYIGPIFTAFRGTEAAVEYYTELWNEVQERMRLGLGPVTPEGEIKEQKFRLVVEGPPNWTNFREFWKIFYDMGAVIVASSYTKVGGVYDLGFRHDPKEPLESLSKYCMGVYTNMNLPQRVGLLEKYVKEYKADGFLINSIKSCNSFSAGQLMIMREIEQRTGVPVGFIESDLVDPRYFSYANIKNRLESYFQMLGQRKIILKQEGVLA